Proteins encoded in a region of the Polyodon spathula isolate WHYD16114869_AA chromosome 9, ASM1765450v1, whole genome shotgun sequence genome:
- the enox1 gene encoding ecto-NOX disulfide-thiol exchanger 1 isoform X1: protein MAGAADGLRSEAVDPAHISMSVADPTAWATAMNNLGIGPMGLTGQHLLSDSVCLPGFDPGLGIMTGITPINPMMARTSLVPPPPVPLELPIVKEIIHCKSCTLFPQNPNLPPPSTRERPPGCKTVFVGGLPENATEEIIREVFDQCGEITAIRKSKKNFCHIRFTEEFMVDKAIYLSGYRMRIGSSTDKKDSGRLHVDFAQARDDFYEWECMQRLLAREERHRRKIEEERLRPPSPPPIMHFSEHEAGLLAEKLKDDTKFTEAIAVLVTWIDRGEVNRRSANHFYSMVQSANSHVRRLMNEKAIHEEEMELAKERFRNSMSGILTQFEQIVAVFAAATRQRAWDHFSKAQRKNIDIWRKQCEELRNAHSEELMGIRREEEMEMSEDESGENPNKKIKIHDSALAAQAYALKEENDSLRWQLDAYRNEVELLKQEQGKVCRTEEDHTKEHQLHFLQQTMQGMQQQLVELQGALQRKESELEHAKEEQRCMEVQLIAFKEKLLHSMEAVETISSESHAQGINGCTGQVLHHDKEKNAEKHVQGPLKSEKEALLLGIISTFLHVHPFGANIEYLWSYIQRLDAKVSASEIETLMLRLPHMFKQEFTGVGATLEKRWIFFGFEGINTV, encoded by the exons ACTCAGTCTGCTTACCAGGGTTTGATCCTGGTCTGGGAATAATGACCGGCATCACCCCAATTAACCCTATGATGGCTAGAACGAGCTTGGTGCCTCCTCCACCAGTACCTTTAGAGCTACCGATCGTCAAAGAAATAATTCACTGCAAAAGCTGCACACTCTTCCCTCAGAACCCAA ATCTGCCACCACCgtcaacaagggaaagacctccGGGATGCAAAACCGTGTTTGTTGGAGGACTGCCAGAGAATGCCACGGAGGAGATCATTCGAGAAGTATTCGACCAGTGTGGGGAAATCACTGCCATCAGGAAAAGCAAAAAGAACTTCTGCCATATTCGCTTTACTGAGGAGTTCATGGTTGACAAAGCAATCTACCTGTCAG GTTACCGCATGCGGATTGGATCAAGTACGGATAAAAAGGATTCAGGACGCCTTCATGTTGACTTTGCTCAAGCGAGAGATGACTTCTATGAGTGGGAATGCATGCAGCGCCTGCTGGCCAGGGAAGAGCGGCACCGGCGCAAGATAGAGGAAGAGAGGCTGCGTCCACCGTCTCCCCCTCCCATAATGCACTTCTCAGAGCACGAAGCGGGCCTGCTGGCAGAAAAACTCAAAG ATGACACCAAGTTCACAGAAGCTATTGCTGTGCTTGTCACCTGGATCGATCGTGGAGAGGTGAACCGTCGCTCTGCAAACCACTTCTACTCCATGGTCCAATCAGCAAACAGCCACGTGCGACGGCTGATGAATGAAAAAGCAATCCACGAAGAAGAGATGGAGCTGGCCAAGGAGCGGTTCAGAAATTCGATGTCGGGAATCCTAACGCAAT TTGAGCAGATTGTGGCTGTTTTCGCCGCCGCTACCAGGCAAAGGGCATGGGATCATTTCTCAAAAGCACAGCGCAAGAACATAGACATTTGGCGAAAGCAGTGCGAG GAGTTGCGCAATGCTCACAGTGAAGAGCTTATGGGTATACGGAGGGAAGAGGAGATGGAGATGTCAGAGGATGAGTCGGGGGAAAATCCCAACAAGAAAATCAAAATCCATGACTcag CCTTGGCTGCTCAAGCATATGCCCTGAAAGAAGAGAACGACAGCCTTCGCTGGCAGCTGGATGCGTACAGGAACGAGGTGGAGCTGCTGAAACAGGAGCAGGGGAAGGTGTGCAGGACTGAGGAGGATCACACCAAGGAGCATCAGCTTCACTTTTTACAGCAGACCATGCAGGGCATGCAGCAG CAACTGGTGGAGCTACAAGGAGCATTACAAAGGAAAGAATCTGAGCTAGAACACGCAAAGGAAGAGCAAAGGTGTATGGAGGTACAGCTCATCGCCTTCAAAGAAAAG TTACTGCACAGTATGGAGGCTGTGGAGACTATCAGCAGCGAGTCACATGCTCAA GGAATAAATGGATGCACAGGACAAGTACTTCACCATGATAAAGAAAAGAACGCAGAGAAGCACGTTCAAGGACCTCTGAAATCAGAGAAAGAAGCCCTTTTATTGG GCATAATATCAACCTTTCTTCATGTTCATCCCTTTGGTGCCAACATAGAGTATCTGTGGTCCTACATACAGAGACTGGATGCCAAG GTCTCTGCCAGTGAAATCGAGACACTCATGCTGCGGCTGCCCCACATGTTCAAACAAGAGTTCACGGGCGTGGGGGCAACGCTGGAGAAGAGATGGATATTCTTTGGCTTTGAGGGAATTAACACTGTCTGA
- the enox1 gene encoding ecto-NOX disulfide-thiol exchanger 1 isoform X3: protein MSVADPTAWATAMNNLGIGPMGLTGQHLLSDSVCLPGFDPGLGIMTGITPINPMMARTSLVPPPPVPLELPIVKEIIHCKSCTLFPQNPNLPPPSTRERPPGCKTVFVGGLPENATEEIIREVFDQCGEITAIRKSKKNFCHIRFTEEFMVDKAIYLSGYRMRIGSSTDKKDSGRLHVDFAQARDDFYEWECMQRLLAREERHRRKIEEERLRPPSPPPIMHFSEHEAGLLAEKLKDDTKFTEAIAVLVTWIDRGEVNRRSANHFYSMVQSANSHVRRLMNEKAIHEEEMELAKERFRNSMSGILTQFEQIVAVFAAATRQRAWDHFSKAQRKNIDIWRKQCEELRNAHSEELMGIRREEEMEMSEDESGENPNKKIKIHDSALAAQAYALKEENDSLRWQLDAYRNEVELLKQEQGKVCRTEEDHTKEHQLHFLQQTMQGMQQQLVELQGALQRKESELEHAKEEQRCMEVQLIAFKEKLLHSMEAVETISSESHAQGINGCTGQVLHHDKEKNAEKHVQGPLKSEKEALLLGIISTFLHVHPFGANIEYLWSYIQRLDAKVSASEIETLMLRLPHMFKQEFTGVGATLEKRWIFFGFEGINTV from the exons ACTCAGTCTGCTTACCAGGGTTTGATCCTGGTCTGGGAATAATGACCGGCATCACCCCAATTAACCCTATGATGGCTAGAACGAGCTTGGTGCCTCCTCCACCAGTACCTTTAGAGCTACCGATCGTCAAAGAAATAATTCACTGCAAAAGCTGCACACTCTTCCCTCAGAACCCAA ATCTGCCACCACCgtcaacaagggaaagacctccGGGATGCAAAACCGTGTTTGTTGGAGGACTGCCAGAGAATGCCACGGAGGAGATCATTCGAGAAGTATTCGACCAGTGTGGGGAAATCACTGCCATCAGGAAAAGCAAAAAGAACTTCTGCCATATTCGCTTTACTGAGGAGTTCATGGTTGACAAAGCAATCTACCTGTCAG GTTACCGCATGCGGATTGGATCAAGTACGGATAAAAAGGATTCAGGACGCCTTCATGTTGACTTTGCTCAAGCGAGAGATGACTTCTATGAGTGGGAATGCATGCAGCGCCTGCTGGCCAGGGAAGAGCGGCACCGGCGCAAGATAGAGGAAGAGAGGCTGCGTCCACCGTCTCCCCCTCCCATAATGCACTTCTCAGAGCACGAAGCGGGCCTGCTGGCAGAAAAACTCAAAG ATGACACCAAGTTCACAGAAGCTATTGCTGTGCTTGTCACCTGGATCGATCGTGGAGAGGTGAACCGTCGCTCTGCAAACCACTTCTACTCCATGGTCCAATCAGCAAACAGCCACGTGCGACGGCTGATGAATGAAAAAGCAATCCACGAAGAAGAGATGGAGCTGGCCAAGGAGCGGTTCAGAAATTCGATGTCGGGAATCCTAACGCAAT TTGAGCAGATTGTGGCTGTTTTCGCCGCCGCTACCAGGCAAAGGGCATGGGATCATTTCTCAAAAGCACAGCGCAAGAACATAGACATTTGGCGAAAGCAGTGCGAG GAGTTGCGCAATGCTCACAGTGAAGAGCTTATGGGTATACGGAGGGAAGAGGAGATGGAGATGTCAGAGGATGAGTCGGGGGAAAATCCCAACAAGAAAATCAAAATCCATGACTcag CCTTGGCTGCTCAAGCATATGCCCTGAAAGAAGAGAACGACAGCCTTCGCTGGCAGCTGGATGCGTACAGGAACGAGGTGGAGCTGCTGAAACAGGAGCAGGGGAAGGTGTGCAGGACTGAGGAGGATCACACCAAGGAGCATCAGCTTCACTTTTTACAGCAGACCATGCAGGGCATGCAGCAG CAACTGGTGGAGCTACAAGGAGCATTACAAAGGAAAGAATCTGAGCTAGAACACGCAAAGGAAGAGCAAAGGTGTATGGAGGTACAGCTCATCGCCTTCAAAGAAAAG TTACTGCACAGTATGGAGGCTGTGGAGACTATCAGCAGCGAGTCACATGCTCAA GGAATAAATGGATGCACAGGACAAGTACTTCACCATGATAAAGAAAAGAACGCAGAGAAGCACGTTCAAGGACCTCTGAAATCAGAGAAAGAAGCCCTTTTATTGG GCATAATATCAACCTTTCTTCATGTTCATCCCTTTGGTGCCAACATAGAGTATCTGTGGTCCTACATACAGAGACTGGATGCCAAG GTCTCTGCCAGTGAAATCGAGACACTCATGCTGCGGCTGCCCCACATGTTCAAACAAGAGTTCACGGGCGTGGGGGCAACGCTGGAGAAGAGATGGATATTCTTTGGCTTTGAGGGAATTAACACTGTCTGA
- the enox1 gene encoding ecto-NOX disulfide-thiol exchanger 1 isoform X2, whose translation MAGAADGLRSEAVDPAHISMSVADPTAWATAMNNLGIGPMGLTGQHLLSDSVCLPGFDPGLGIMTGITPINPMMARTSLVPPPPVPLELPIVKEIIHCKSCTLFPQNPNLPPPSTRERPPGCKTVFVGGLPENATEEIIREVFDQCGEITAIRKSKKNFCHIRFTEEFMVDKAIYLSGYRMRIGSSTDKKDSGRLHVDFAQARDDFYEWECMQRLLAREERHRRKIEEERLRPPSPPPIMHFSEHEAGLLAEKLKDDTKFTEAIAVLVTWIDRGEVNRRSANHFYSMVQSANSHVRRLMNEKAIHEEEMELAKERFRNSMSGILTQFEQIVAVFAAATRQRAWDHFSKAQRKNIDIWRKQCEELRNAHSEELMGIRREEEMEMSEDESGENPNKKIKIHDSALAAQAYALKEENDSLRWQLDAYRNEVELLKQEQGKVCRTEEDHTKEHQLHFLQQTMQGMQQQLVELQGALQRKESELEHAKEEQRCMELLHSMEAVETISSESHAQGINGCTGQVLHHDKEKNAEKHVQGPLKSEKEALLLGIISTFLHVHPFGANIEYLWSYIQRLDAKVSASEIETLMLRLPHMFKQEFTGVGATLEKRWIFFGFEGINTV comes from the exons ACTCAGTCTGCTTACCAGGGTTTGATCCTGGTCTGGGAATAATGACCGGCATCACCCCAATTAACCCTATGATGGCTAGAACGAGCTTGGTGCCTCCTCCACCAGTACCTTTAGAGCTACCGATCGTCAAAGAAATAATTCACTGCAAAAGCTGCACACTCTTCCCTCAGAACCCAA ATCTGCCACCACCgtcaacaagggaaagacctccGGGATGCAAAACCGTGTTTGTTGGAGGACTGCCAGAGAATGCCACGGAGGAGATCATTCGAGAAGTATTCGACCAGTGTGGGGAAATCACTGCCATCAGGAAAAGCAAAAAGAACTTCTGCCATATTCGCTTTACTGAGGAGTTCATGGTTGACAAAGCAATCTACCTGTCAG GTTACCGCATGCGGATTGGATCAAGTACGGATAAAAAGGATTCAGGACGCCTTCATGTTGACTTTGCTCAAGCGAGAGATGACTTCTATGAGTGGGAATGCATGCAGCGCCTGCTGGCCAGGGAAGAGCGGCACCGGCGCAAGATAGAGGAAGAGAGGCTGCGTCCACCGTCTCCCCCTCCCATAATGCACTTCTCAGAGCACGAAGCGGGCCTGCTGGCAGAAAAACTCAAAG ATGACACCAAGTTCACAGAAGCTATTGCTGTGCTTGTCACCTGGATCGATCGTGGAGAGGTGAACCGTCGCTCTGCAAACCACTTCTACTCCATGGTCCAATCAGCAAACAGCCACGTGCGACGGCTGATGAATGAAAAAGCAATCCACGAAGAAGAGATGGAGCTGGCCAAGGAGCGGTTCAGAAATTCGATGTCGGGAATCCTAACGCAAT TTGAGCAGATTGTGGCTGTTTTCGCCGCCGCTACCAGGCAAAGGGCATGGGATCATTTCTCAAAAGCACAGCGCAAGAACATAGACATTTGGCGAAAGCAGTGCGAG GAGTTGCGCAATGCTCACAGTGAAGAGCTTATGGGTATACGGAGGGAAGAGGAGATGGAGATGTCAGAGGATGAGTCGGGGGAAAATCCCAACAAGAAAATCAAAATCCATGACTcag CCTTGGCTGCTCAAGCATATGCCCTGAAAGAAGAGAACGACAGCCTTCGCTGGCAGCTGGATGCGTACAGGAACGAGGTGGAGCTGCTGAAACAGGAGCAGGGGAAGGTGTGCAGGACTGAGGAGGATCACACCAAGGAGCATCAGCTTCACTTTTTACAGCAGACCATGCAGGGCATGCAGCAG CAACTGGTGGAGCTACAAGGAGCATTACAAAGGAAAGAATCTGAGCTAGAACACGCAAAGGAAGAGCAAAGGTGTATGGAG TTACTGCACAGTATGGAGGCTGTGGAGACTATCAGCAGCGAGTCACATGCTCAA GGAATAAATGGATGCACAGGACAAGTACTTCACCATGATAAAGAAAAGAACGCAGAGAAGCACGTTCAAGGACCTCTGAAATCAGAGAAAGAAGCCCTTTTATTGG GCATAATATCAACCTTTCTTCATGTTCATCCCTTTGGTGCCAACATAGAGTATCTGTGGTCCTACATACAGAGACTGGATGCCAAG GTCTCTGCCAGTGAAATCGAGACACTCATGCTGCGGCTGCCCCACATGTTCAAACAAGAGTTCACGGGCGTGGGGGCAACGCTGGAGAAGAGATGGATATTCTTTGGCTTTGAGGGAATTAACACTGTCTGA
- the enox1 gene encoding ecto-NOX disulfide-thiol exchanger 1 isoform X4 yields MTGITPINPMMARTSLVPPPPVPLELPIVKEIIHCKSCTLFPQNPNLPPPSTRERPPGCKTVFVGGLPENATEEIIREVFDQCGEITAIRKSKKNFCHIRFTEEFMVDKAIYLSGYRMRIGSSTDKKDSGRLHVDFAQARDDFYEWECMQRLLAREERHRRKIEEERLRPPSPPPIMHFSEHEAGLLAEKLKDDTKFTEAIAVLVTWIDRGEVNRRSANHFYSMVQSANSHVRRLMNEKAIHEEEMELAKERFRNSMSGILTQFEQIVAVFAAATRQRAWDHFSKAQRKNIDIWRKQCEELRNAHSEELMGIRREEEMEMSEDESGENPNKKIKIHDSALAAQAYALKEENDSLRWQLDAYRNEVELLKQEQGKVCRTEEDHTKEHQLHFLQQTMQGMQQQLVELQGALQRKESELEHAKEEQRCMEVQLIAFKEKLLHSMEAVETISSESHAQGINGCTGQVLHHDKEKNAEKHVQGPLKSEKEALLLGIISTFLHVHPFGANIEYLWSYIQRLDAKVSASEIETLMLRLPHMFKQEFTGVGATLEKRWIFFGFEGINTV; encoded by the exons ATGACCGGCATCACCCCAATTAACCCTATGATGGCTAGAACGAGCTTGGTGCCTCCTCCACCAGTACCTTTAGAGCTACCGATCGTCAAAGAAATAATTCACTGCAAAAGCTGCACACTCTTCCCTCAGAACCCAA ATCTGCCACCACCgtcaacaagggaaagacctccGGGATGCAAAACCGTGTTTGTTGGAGGACTGCCAGAGAATGCCACGGAGGAGATCATTCGAGAAGTATTCGACCAGTGTGGGGAAATCACTGCCATCAGGAAAAGCAAAAAGAACTTCTGCCATATTCGCTTTACTGAGGAGTTCATGGTTGACAAAGCAATCTACCTGTCAG GTTACCGCATGCGGATTGGATCAAGTACGGATAAAAAGGATTCAGGACGCCTTCATGTTGACTTTGCTCAAGCGAGAGATGACTTCTATGAGTGGGAATGCATGCAGCGCCTGCTGGCCAGGGAAGAGCGGCACCGGCGCAAGATAGAGGAAGAGAGGCTGCGTCCACCGTCTCCCCCTCCCATAATGCACTTCTCAGAGCACGAAGCGGGCCTGCTGGCAGAAAAACTCAAAG ATGACACCAAGTTCACAGAAGCTATTGCTGTGCTTGTCACCTGGATCGATCGTGGAGAGGTGAACCGTCGCTCTGCAAACCACTTCTACTCCATGGTCCAATCAGCAAACAGCCACGTGCGACGGCTGATGAATGAAAAAGCAATCCACGAAGAAGAGATGGAGCTGGCCAAGGAGCGGTTCAGAAATTCGATGTCGGGAATCCTAACGCAAT TTGAGCAGATTGTGGCTGTTTTCGCCGCCGCTACCAGGCAAAGGGCATGGGATCATTTCTCAAAAGCACAGCGCAAGAACATAGACATTTGGCGAAAGCAGTGCGAG GAGTTGCGCAATGCTCACAGTGAAGAGCTTATGGGTATACGGAGGGAAGAGGAGATGGAGATGTCAGAGGATGAGTCGGGGGAAAATCCCAACAAGAAAATCAAAATCCATGACTcag CCTTGGCTGCTCAAGCATATGCCCTGAAAGAAGAGAACGACAGCCTTCGCTGGCAGCTGGATGCGTACAGGAACGAGGTGGAGCTGCTGAAACAGGAGCAGGGGAAGGTGTGCAGGACTGAGGAGGATCACACCAAGGAGCATCAGCTTCACTTTTTACAGCAGACCATGCAGGGCATGCAGCAG CAACTGGTGGAGCTACAAGGAGCATTACAAAGGAAAGAATCTGAGCTAGAACACGCAAAGGAAGAGCAAAGGTGTATGGAGGTACAGCTCATCGCCTTCAAAGAAAAG TTACTGCACAGTATGGAGGCTGTGGAGACTATCAGCAGCGAGTCACATGCTCAA GGAATAAATGGATGCACAGGACAAGTACTTCACCATGATAAAGAAAAGAACGCAGAGAAGCACGTTCAAGGACCTCTGAAATCAGAGAAAGAAGCCCTTTTATTGG GCATAATATCAACCTTTCTTCATGTTCATCCCTTTGGTGCCAACATAGAGTATCTGTGGTCCTACATACAGAGACTGGATGCCAAG GTCTCTGCCAGTGAAATCGAGACACTCATGCTGCGGCTGCCCCACATGTTCAAACAAGAGTTCACGGGCGTGGGGGCAACGCTGGAGAAGAGATGGATATTCTTTGGCTTTGAGGGAATTAACACTGTCTGA